One region of Nycticebus coucang isolate mNycCou1 chromosome 10, mNycCou1.pri, whole genome shotgun sequence genomic DNA includes:
- the LOC128597163 gene encoding LOW QUALITY PROTEIN: eukaryotic translation initiation factor 3 subunit E-like (The sequence of the model RefSeq protein was modified relative to this genomic sequence to represent the inferred CDS: inserted 2 bases in 1 codon), protein MVDFAMDVYKNLYSDDIPHALREKRTTFVAQLKQLQAETEPIVKMFEDPETTRQMQSTRDGRMLFDYLADKHGFRQEYLDTLYRYAKFQYECGNYSGAAEYLYFFRVLVPATDRNAFSSLWGKLASEILMQNWDAAMEDQTRLKETIDNDSVSSPLQSLQQQTWLIHWSWFVFFNHPKGRDNIIDLFLYQPQYLNAIQTMCPHILCYLTTAVITNKDVRKRRQVLKDLVKVIQQESYTYKDPITEFVECLYVNFDFDGAQKKLRECESVLVNDFFLVACLEDFIENARLFISETFCRIHQCISINMLTDKLNMTPEEAERWIVNLXNARLDAKIDSKLGHVVMGNNAVSPYQQVIEKTKSLSFRSQMLAMNIEKKLNQNSRSEAPNWATQDSGFY, encoded by the exons ATGGTAGACTTTGCTATGGATGTATACAAAAACCTTTATTCTGATGATATTCCTCATGCTTTGAGAGAAAAAAGAACCACATTTGTTGCACAACTGAAACAGCTTCAGGCAGAAACAGAACCAATTGTGAAGATGTTTGAAGATCCAGAAACTACAAGGCAAATGCAGTCAACCAGGGATGGTCGGATGCTGTTTGACTACCTGGCAGACAAGCATGGCTTTAGGCAGGAATATTTAGATACACTCTACAGGTATGCCAAGTTCCAGTATGAATGTGGGAATTACTCAGGAGCAGcagaatatctttatttttttagagtcttGGTTCCAGCAACAGATAGAAATGCTTTCAGTTCACTCTGGGGAAAACTTGCATCTGAAATCTTAATGCAAAATTGGGATGCCGCCATGGAAGACCAGACACGGTTAAAAGAGACCATAGATAATGATTCTGTGAGTTCTCCACTCCAGTCTCTTCAGCAGCAAACATGGCTCATTCACTGGTCTTGGTTTGTTTTCTTCAACCATCCCAAAGGTCGTGATAATATTATTGATCTCTTCCTTTACCAACCACAGTATCTTAATGCAATTCAGACAATGTGTCCACATATTCTTTGCTATTTGACTACAGCAGTCATAACAAACAAGGATGTTCGAAAACGCCGGCAGGTGCTAAAAGATCTTGTGAAAGTTATTCAACAGGAATCTTATACATACAAAGACCCAATTACAGAATTTGTTGAATGTTTATATGTTAACTTTGACTTTGATGGGGCACAGAAAAAGCTGAGGGAATGTGAATCAGTACTTGTGAATGACTTCTTCTTGGTGGCTTGTCTTGAGGATTTCATTGAAAATGCCCGTCTCTTCATATCTGAGACTTTTTGTCGTATCCACCAGTGTATCAGCATTAACATGTTGACAGATAAACTGAACATGACTCCAGAAGAAGCTGAAAGGTGGATTGTGAATTT AAATGCAAGACTTGATGCCAAGATTGATTCTAAATTAGGTCATGTGGTTATGGGTAACAACGCAGTCTCACCCTATCAGCAAGTGATTGAAAAGACCAAAAGCCTTTCTTTTAGAAGCCAGATGTTGGCCATGAATATTGAGAAGAAACTTAATCAGAATAGTAGGTCAGAGGCTCCTAACTGGGCAACTCAAGACTCTGGCTTCTACTGA